Proteins encoded together in one Musa acuminata AAA Group cultivar baxijiao chromosome BXJ3-6, Cavendish_Baxijiao_AAA, whole genome shotgun sequence window:
- the LOC135640790 gene encoding glucan endo-1,3-beta-glucosidase 7-like produces MALRNSLSIVIAAWSLFLAVPIAKSQSFIGVNYGQVADNLPPPEETARLLKSTTISKVRLYGADPAILRALAGTDISVVIGAANGDIASLASDPSAATNWVSANVLPFVPATSISVVAVGNEALTSGDATLASQLLPAMQNMYNALSAAAPSAGIKVSTVHIMTILAQSDPPSSGAFHADLVPALKGVLAFLQKTGAPFMINPYPYFAYRSDPRPETLAFCLFQPNAGRHDAGSGVTYMNMFDAQLDGVGSAVAAVGFKGAEIVVAETGWPYRGDEGEVGATVENAQAYNGGLVSHLRSLAGTPMAPGKSVDTYIFALYDEDLKPGPTSERSFGLFHPDLTPTYDIGLARSSSSSTPAQGNGTSAPRAAAAKGWCVPREGATDAELQANLDYACGQPGVDCRPIQEGGACYLPNTVRSHAAYAMNQFYQASGRNSWECGFSDSAVLTTDNPSYATCVYAGGQ; encoded by the exons ATGGCTTTGAGGAATTCTCTGTCCATCGTGATCGCAGCTTGGAGTCTCTTTCTTGCCGTACCGATCGCCA AGTCGCAGTCGTTCATCGGGGTGAACTACGGGCAGGTGGCGGATAACCTGCCGCCGCCTGAGGAGACGGCGCGGCTTCTCAAGTCCACCACTATCTCCAAGGTCCGCCTTTACGGCGCGGATCCGGCAATCCTCCGTGCGCTCGCCGGCACCGACATTTCCGTGGTCATCGGCGCTGCCAACGGCGACATCGCCTCCCTGGCTTCCGATCCCTCCGCCGCCACCAACTGGGTCTCCGCCAACGTCCTCCCTTTCGTCCCCGCCACCTCCATCTCCGTCGTCGCCGTTGGCAACGAGGCCCTCACCTCTGGCGACGCCACTCTCGCCTCCCAGCTCCTCCCGGCCATGCAGAACATGTACAACGCACTCTCCGCCGCCGCGCCCTCCGCCGGCATCAAGGTCTCCACCGTCCACATCATGACGATCCTCGCCCAGTCCGATCCGCCCTCATCCGGAGCCTTCCACGCCGACCTCGTGCCGGCCCTCAAGGGCGTGCTCGCTTTCCTGCAGAAGACGGGGGCGCCCTTCATGATCAACCCCTACCCCTACTTCGCCTACCGGAGCGACCCGCGGCCGGAGACACTCGCCTTCTGCCTCTTCCAGCCCAACGCCGGGCGGCACGACGCCGGCTCGGGAGTTACCTATATGAACATGTTCGACGCGCAGCTGGACGGGGTGGGGtcggcggtggcggcggtgggTTTCAAGGGAGCAGAGATCGTGGTGGCAGAGACGGGGTGGCCGTACCGTGGGGACGAGGGGGAAGTAGGGGCGACGGTGGAGAACGCCCAAGCCTACAACGGCGGTCTGGTGTCGCACCTGCGCTCCCTGGCGGGCACGCCCATGGCGCCCGGGAAGTCTGTGGACACATACATCTTCGCTCTCTACGACGAGGACCTGAAGCCCGGGCCAACCTCGGAGCGCTCCTTCGGTCTCTTCCACCCCGACCTCACCCCCACCTACGACATCGGTCTCGCgaggtcgtcctcctcctccacccccGCCCAG GGGAACGGCACGTCAGCGCCGAGGGCGGCGGCTGCGAAGGGGTGGTGCGTGCCGAGGGAAGGAGCGACGGACGCGGAGCTGCAGGCGAACCTGGACTACGCGTGCGGGCAGCCGGGCGTGGACTGCCGTCCGATCCAGGAGGGCGGGGCGTGCTACCTCCCCAACACTGTCCGATCGCACGCCGCGTACGCCATGAACCAGTTCTACCAGGCATCCGGCCGCAACTCCTGGGAGTGCGGCTTCAGCGACTCCGCCGTCCTCACCACCGACAACCCCA GTTACGCGACCTGTGTGTATGCTGGAGGCCAGTGA